GCCTTCGAGGTGTCGCTGGCCGAGCGTGCCGAGCCCCAGCTGCTCGGCCCCGACCAGGCGTCATGGCTCGACCGCATCGGGCTCGAGCACGAGAACATCCTCGCGGCCATCGAGGCGAGCAGCGGGAGCGCGGCCGACGCGGAAGCCGCGCTCCGCATCGCCGGGTCGCTCTGGCGGTTCTGGCACATCCGCGGTCATCTCCGCACCGGCGCCGCCGCCGTTCGTCGCGCGCTTTCGCTGCCGGGCGCCTCGGCGCCCACGGTCCTTCGGGCCCGCGCCCTGTACGCCGCGGGAGCGCTCGCGGCCTTCGACATGGAAGGGCAGCGGCGCGCACGGGAGTACTTCGAGGAGGCGCTCGCGATCTTCCGCACGGCCGGAGAGGAGTTCGGCGCGGCGCGCTGCCTGACCGGGTTGGGCGCCGTGGCCAGCGCGCGCCGGGAGTTCGCGGAGGGCGCGGCACGGCTGGAAGAAGCGCAGGGCCTCTACCGCAAGCTGGGGGATGCCCGCGGACTGGCCGTCACGCTGAACAACCTGGGGGCCGCGGCCTGGAACCAGGGAGATCTGGCGCGTGCGGGCGAGCGGATCGGCGAGGCGCTCGATCTCGCGCGCTCGGCGGGAGATCTCGGAAACATCGCCCAGCTGGCGGTGGCGCTGTCGATGATTCGCACCCGGTGTGCCGACGCGGTGGGCGCGACCGCGCCGCTGCGGGAGGCCCTGGAGACCTTGGGCTCCCTGGGCGCGCGTCACAGCAGCGCTGCCGGCGCCCTTCTTGCGGCCGGCGAGCTGGCCGCCCTGGAGCAGCGCTATGCGGACGCGGCGCGCTGGTTCGGGGCGGCGGATCACATGCTGGAGCGGCTCAACCTGGTCTTCGACGAGGCGGACGTATGGTGGAAAGGCAGAGGTGCCGCCCTTCAGGCCGCGAAGCAGGCTCTGGGCGAATCGGTTTGCGAGGCCCATCGCGCGGCCGGGACGCGGATGGAGGTAGAGGCGGCCCTCCGCACCGCTCGACGCGAACTATCCGGCTGAGATCCCGCTGCGGGCAGCCCGGGATGTCCCTCGACGGCCGTCACTTGTTCGGCAGGCGCTCGAACCCCCAGAAGGAACCAGGGTACATCTCCACGATGGCGCCCGATTCGTCCGCCCGGAACGCGACGTACGCGCTCCCGTCCTCTCGAAGGAACAGCAGCGGCGCGACCTCCACGTACCGAAAGCCTCCGATTCGGAGCGCGTCACCCTCGTTCTTCACTTCGAAAATGTACGGCACGCTCCGCGGCTTGCATGAATGGCACGACGTGGTGGGGCCGTAGCGGCCGGCATAGGCTTCCGCCCGCTTGGAAAAGTCGGGAGGTGGGACGGGACGAGGGGATCGCACGCGAGCGCTGGGGTACAGGTGCTTGAGCAGGGCGTCTTCGAGATTGTCCCGGAGCCTGCTGCCCTCGAACTGGTTCACCACGAAGAAGCCGGCGTCCTCGGAAGGAACCATGACGAACTGTGCGCTGAAGCCCGCCACGTTGCCGCCGTGCTCGACGACCCGTAGGTCGCCAAACTGCGCCTCCCAGAATCCCAGGGTCACACCCGGAACCTTGGGGTGCATCCGGACCTGTTGCGAGAGCATCTCGGCCGAGGAGCTCTCGGACAAGATTCGGGCGCTCCCGATGTGACCGTGTCCCAGGTGCGCCATCAGGTACCGGGCCATGTCGGTGGCCGTGCTGTTGACCGACGATGCCGGCGTGGTGTGGTACCACTCCCATGCCTGGGCCTCGAGCGAGTCCCCGCGCCGCTCGTAGCCCATGGCGACGTCGCCAGCCAGGGTGGCGGGGACATTGATGCTCGTACGGTTCATTCCGAGCGGCCGCCAGATATTCTCCGTGAAGTATTGCTCGATGGGCTTGCCGGAGACCTCCTCGACGAGATCACCCGCGAGGGTCATCCCGTAGGTGGAATAGCTGATCGTCTGGCCCGGGGGGCGCACCCGTACCAGGCGTGACGCGAGAAACTCGGGCAGCGGCTGCACCGACTCGCGCGAAGGTCCTTGGGTGCCGGGGCGTATCTCGTCGAACCCAGAGGTGTGGGTGAGCAGGTCGGTCACGGTCACCGGCAGGGGGTAGGTTTCCGGGACGTTCACCTTGGACAGGTACACGTTGACGTCCGCTTCGCGGTGGACGCGCCCGCGGTCCACAAGCTGCATCACGGCGGTGGCCGTAAACGTCTTCGAGATGGAGCCGACTCGCCAGATGGTCCTTTCGGGATCCACGGCGCGTCGTGCCGCTACGTTCGCCCAACCGTAGCCCTTCTGGTACACGACCCGGCCGTGGCGGACGAAGACGAAAGCCGCCCCAGGGATTCCGCCGCGCTTCATCTCCGCATTCATGACCGAATCGACGAAGGCGCCGAGCCGTGTGACGCTGAACGGGTCACCGCTTCGGGAGGTGTGCGGCGGTCTGTAGGATGCGGCTCCGGACGCAGGCGGGGTCGGCAGGGAGCAGAGGCAAGCCAGCAGCGTGCAGAGGCAGCCCTTCGTCAGTATGGATCGGATCATCGCTGCAGCTCCCGTCGCGCCGAAAGGTCTCACGTGGCCTCGGCAGGTCATTGTATATTGGCTAGTATTTCCAACGACAGACTACCACAAGGGGAGGGCGCGCCGCGTATGTTCTTGATCCGTGACCTACGCCAGATACGGGTTCTAGGCTCTCCCGCACGCCAGGCCATCGTGGACGCTCTCGAGACCATGGGACCGTGCTCGGCATTCGAGCTGGGGCAGGTCCTGGGTCGAAGCAGCGACCGCCTGTACTACCATCTGCAGATTCTCAAGACGGCAGGCATCGTTCGGTCCCGACGGGAGCGGAACAGGGCAGGGCGTCTCCAGGAGCGCTTCGACCTCCCGGGACGGCCCACG
This genomic stretch from Candidatus Binatia bacterium harbors:
- a CDS encoding serine hydrolase domain-containing protein produces the protein MIRSILTKGCLCTLLACLCSLPTPPASGAASYRPPHTSRSGDPFSVTRLGAFVDSVMNAEMKRGGIPGAAFVFVRHGRVVYQKGYGWANVAARRAVDPERTIWRVGSISKTFTATAVMQLVDRGRVHREADVNVYLSKVNVPETYPLPVTVTDLLTHTSGFDEIRPGTQGPSRESVQPLPEFLASRLVRVRPPGQTISYSTYGMTLAGDLVEEVSGKPIEQYFTENIWRPLGMNRTSINVPATLAGDVAMGYERRGDSLEAQAWEWYHTTPASSVNSTATDMARYLMAHLGHGHIGSARILSESSSAEMLSQQVRMHPKVPGVTLGFWEAQFGDLRVVEHGGNVAGFSAQFVMVPSEDAGFFVVNQFEGSRLRDNLEDALLKHLYPSARVRSPRPVPPPDFSKRAEAYAGRYGPTTSCHSCKPRSVPYIFEVKNEGDALRIGGFRYVEVAPLLFLREDGSAYVAFRADESGAIVEMYPGSFWGFERLPNK